A stretch of DNA from Anaerobacillus sp. CMMVII:
ATACTTTCTTCTTCGTTGCTACTTCTTCACTATGTTGAAATTTATATCTTAGCGGGCCAGTAAGAAGAAAGTATAGTCCACTTATTAACAGTAAAATAAAAATTAATTCCGGTGTCCAAATAGTCCGGAATGTAAATGAAGTAAAAAATTGTTCGATCATTGTTTTCCTCCTTATACAATTATTTACGGAGTATATTTCGATAATACTATATTAGTTATAACATGAATACAACTGGAATTGTATTAATATGTTTTGGTAATTCACTAAGCAATGTGTACGAGCCTCCCTGGTCACAGTCACATATTTAGACAACCTCTACACTTCCATGTAAAATAACATACGTTACCAAACTGCAAAGAAAAGGAGGACCTTATGAAGCAACATTTAATTGCCCTTGATTTAGATGGGACATTACTAACAGATGATAAAAGCATCTCAGTTCGAAACAAACAAGCAATTCAAAAAGTGCGGGAAATGGGACATATTGTTTGTATTGCAACTGGAAGACCATATCGTGCCAGCCAAATGTACTATGAAGAATTAAGTCTTACCACACCAATTGTTAACTTTAATGGGGCCTTCACCCATCACCCGCGACATAAGGATTTTGGCTATTACCACTCTCCTTTGGAGCTTGATACGGCTAAAACAATTATTGAAACTTGTGAAGCCTTTAATGTAAAAAATATCATGGTTGAGGTTATTGATGATTTCTATTTGCGATATTATGATGAAGTTCTGATTGAAACCTTTAGTATGGGAGAATCTCCTGTTAGATTTGGGAACCTTCACCATATACTAACCGAAAATCCAACATCTATTTTAATCCATCCAGAAGATAACCATGTTGCACAACTCAAAGCGTTACTCAAAGAAGCTCATGCTGAGGTAATTGACCAACGTGTATGGGGTGCTCCTTGGCAAGTAATTGAAATTGTGAAAGCTGGACTTAATAAAGCGATTGGTTTACAAAAAATTGCTGATTATTATTCCATTCCAAAAGAAAGAATTATTGCATTTGGTGATGAAGATAATGACTTGGAAATGATTGAATATGCAGGAATTGGCGTTGCAATGGAAAATGCAATTCCACAATTAAAAAATATTGCCAACAAAATAACACAAACGAATGAAAATGATGGCATTGCAAATTTTTTAGAGGACTACCTAAACCTTAAGCTTTAGCAACATGTAAAAATTAACCTGAGTAGTTTTATCGCATTTTACAAAAAATAAGCTCGTATC
This window harbors:
- a CDS encoding Cof-type HAD-IIB family hydrolase: MKQHLIALDLDGTLLTDDKSISVRNKQAIQKVREMGHIVCIATGRPYRASQMYYEELSLTTPIVNFNGAFTHHPRHKDFGYYHSPLELDTAKTIIETCEAFNVKNIMVEVIDDFYLRYYDEVLIETFSMGESPVRFGNLHHILTENPTSILIHPEDNHVAQLKALLKEAHAEVIDQRVWGAPWQVIEIVKAGLNKAIGLQKIADYYSIPKERIIAFGDEDNDLEMIEYAGIGVAMENAIPQLKNIANKITQTNENDGIANFLEDYLNLKL